The Polluticoccus soli sequence AGCTACAGCACTGATGATATGTTCCGCAATTCATCGAACCTGGCTGCGCTGGCTAACTTCTCTTATGTAAAAGGCAAATCGAAGATATCGTTCAAGAACCTGTATAATAAGATGTACGACAACACTTATTATGAAAGGAATGGTTACACTACCAGCAACAACCAGGAAGTTAAGTTGTTCTCTTTCGTACCATCAGAGCGCCAGGTGTTCAACACACAGCTGGAAGGCGAGCACGCTATCGGCACTAAGAACAGCAAGCTGACGTGGAACCTGAACTATGCTAACCTCATGGCCAATCAAAACGACCTGCGCACTGCCTTCTACAGCCGCAACGTTAGTTTTGACGCGAACGATGAACCAATATCAGAAACAAGCAGCCCCTATAAGATCGTAGATCGTAACAGCCGCCGTTACTTTGGCAACCAGGTTGACCACAACATTGGTGCAGGCGCTAACTACTCAATGCCATTCCAGGCGTTTGGCCAGAAACAAACCGTGAAAGTTGGGTACATGGGCTTGTACAAAACAAGAACATTTGCAGCCCGCGTATTCCAGTACGAGCCACAGAGCACACTGGATGACAACATTGCCATGCAACCTGTTGGACAGATATTCTCTGAAGAGAACATCGGTGTTCCGGGTGGTTTCAGGTTGAGCGAGATCACTAACCCTACTGATAAGTATGATGCAAGTGGTATGCTGAACGCAGGTTATGCGATGATGGATAATAACCTGGGTGACAAATGGCGCCTGACATGGGGTGTGCGTTTCGAGTCGTACACACAAACACTGCAGGCGATCGACCAGTCTGGTGGTAAGATCAACGACCAGGATATCTTCAACGACATCTTGCCTTCATTCAACCTGTCGCACAACATGAGCGAGAAATCTAAATTCCGCTTCGGTGCTTCACGCACAGTAAACCGTCCAGAGTTCAGGGAGATCGCTCCATTCCAGTTCATCGACTTCGAGAACCTGTGGACAATTACCGGTAATCCTGATCTGAAACGTGGTAACATCAACAACGTTGACCTCCGTTACGAATACTATCCAAACCCGGGCGAAGCGATCACTATCGGCGCATTCTACAAAGGTTTCGAAAACCCGATAGAAGCTAAGATGGACGACCAGTCGAACCTTGACCTGCTGATCTTCAGCTACCAGAATGCAAAAGCAGCAAGTTCTATTGGTGCGGAGTTCGACGTCCGCAAAACACTGGCCTTCCTCGGCGAAGCTAACTGGCTGGCAAATACTACACTAGGTGCAAACTTCACTTATGTACATTCTAAAGTGGATGTGTCTAACATCACTGGCGTGAGCAGCGACAGGCCGTTACAAGGTCAATCTCCTTACCTGGTTAACTTCTCAGCGCTATACAGCGATCCGAAATCAGGCCTTGGTATCAGCGCGATGTATAACCGCATCGGTCAGCGTATCGCAGTTGTGGGTAACAGCACTATTCCTACTACATGGGAAAATGGTCGTGACGTAATTGATCTGCAACTGAGCAAATCGCTGCTGAAGAACAGGGCTGAAATAAAGTTGACTGTTGCAGATATCCTGAACCAACCAACAACGTTCTACTGGAACACTGATGGTAAGAATAGCTATTCTCCGGGCTCAAGCAAGATCGGCAACGGCAACGACCAGATCTTCCAGCAATACCGCATGGGTACAACATTCACCCTTGGCTTCAACTACAGGCTCGGTAAATAAGTTTGAACAGATAAAGTAGGTTTCCTAACACCATATCACGTAAAGGGCGAAGTTCATCTTCGCCCTTTTTTTATTACAGTAAATTCCAACCCCTATCCCCCTAAAGGGGGAACGTAGAATGACATATTCCCCCTTTAGGGGGATAGGGGGTAATAACAGGTATTACGGTTCGCTACACCACGTTTTCGTATGGCTCGCAATACTTAACATAGGCGTAACCTTCGCGTAAAATAGCCGTAACACGGGCAGGATACTTTTGCATCAAAATCAATACTACGATGAAGTTTCCTAAACTGTTACATTTCATGCTGATCGGCGCACTGGCTGTATCTGCAGTTTCTTGCAAAAAGAAAACAACTGACGACGACACAACTCCTGAGACCAATGTTCTTACTGGCGACGTTACAACCAACAAAAGCCTGACTGCTGACAAAACCTGGACACTGAAAGGTTATGTGTATGTAAAATCAGGTGCTACACTGACAATACCTGCTGGTACTGTCATTAAGAGCGATGTGGTAGAAAAAGGTGCTTTGATCGTTGAGCCAGGTGGTAAGCTGGTAGCTGAAGGTACAGCTGCAAAACCTATCGTTTTCACTTCTGGTGTTTCTAAAGGCCAGCGCCGTGCAGGCGACTGGGGTGGTATCATCCTGCTGGGTAATGCTCCTACAAACCGTTCTACTCCTCCAACAATCGAAGGTGGTGTTAACCGCACTTATGGCGGTTCTAACGCTGCTGATAATTCAGGCGTACTGAAATTCGTTCGTATCGAGTTCGCTGGTATCGCTGCAGCTCCAAACTCAGAGATCAACGGTCTTACCTGCGGTGGTGTAGGTAGCGGTACTGTTATCGAGAACGTAATGGTTGCTTATGGCAACGACGACGCTTTCGAATTCTTCGGTGGTACTGTAAATGCTAAAAACCTGATCGCTTACGCTTGCTCTGATGACGACTACGATTTCGATTTCGGTTATACAGGTACTATCACTAACGCTATCTCTTTCAAACACCCACAGGTTGCTGACCCTGCTGATGCTTCTAATGGTGTTGAGTGCGATAACGATGGTACAGGTACAAGCGCTACTCCGTTCACACATCCTAAACTGTCTAACTTCACTTTTGTTGGACCTAACAACGCAGCTAATACACAAGCTAACCACAACTTCGCTAACCGCTGGCGTCGTGCATGTCACTTCACTATCGAGAATTCGATCATGATCGGTCACCAGAAAGGTGGTTTCTCTATCGAGTCTGAAGGCACGCTGACTTCTTACCTGACTGGTACTTCAGTTTTCAAGAACAACCTGGTATACGCTGTTTCTTCTGCTTTCAAAGGTGCTGATTCAACTGCTACTGCACAGATCACTGCTAAGGCTCTTGCTGATGGCAACGTGAAACTGGCTAAAGCTGAAGATGCTGGTCTGACAGATCCTTTCAAAGTAGGTGCTCCGAACTTCGCTCCCAAAGCTGGCTCTGATGCTCAAGTTAAAGGTGTTGGTGCTATCACCGGCACAGACTGGACAACAGGTTGGGCTAACTGGGATCCAAATAATGCCGACTATTAATCGCATATAGATAGGCAATTTACGGCCGCCCATTTCTGGGCGGCCTTTTTTGTTTTTATTCAAACGGGGAGTTGGTGGGACTTAGGGGTTTCTTCTTCCCCTCTTGAGAGGGGCGTGTGAGAGCAATGTGCGCAAGCGGGGTGTGTCCTGTACAACATATCAGGCAGAAAGAGTTCCTGCCCGCACTAACAATCACATAAAAAGATTAATTTCCAGGCACAATGACTTACAGACTATCTAAAACACAAAAAGGCATCCTTTGGACCCTTCTTGGATTTGCTGGTTATTTTATCGTAAAATACCTGATGCTATAAGTACTGTCGTTTTATGAGCTGTATGTGTCCATGCAATATATGCAGGCTACTTCAGCAACGCATCGTACAAATTATAGTTCTCCTCATCAAAGCAAACAAACCGCACTTCTTCCAGTTTGCCTGGGTGTTCTCCGTTAAAACGTTGTACTGTTTCCACTGCGATCTTTGCTGCCTTGTCTTTCGGGAATCCGTATACGCCCGTACTGATGTTTGGGAAGGCTATAGTGTGCACATTATATCTCACCGCCAGCACCAGGCTATTGTAATACGCGTTAGACAGGAATTGACCTTCCTGGTTGTTGCCTCCATGCCAGATCGGACCCACGGTGTGTATCACATATTCCGCCGGCAGCCGGAAACCTTCCGTTATTTTGGCTTCGCCGGTAGCGCAGCCATTTAGTTTTCTGCAGGCGTCCAGCAGGCCGGGACCTGCCGCAAGGTGTATCGCCCCGTCCACACCTCCGCCCCCAAGCAGGGAAGTATTGGCTGCATTCACAATTGCATCTACCTCCTGTAAGGTAATGTCACCTTTTATAACGCTCAGTTTAGCCATGTATTAAAGTTAAGCCGATTTTTAGATGTGTATCTTTAATTTGTTTTAATTTATTAATTGTAGTATATTTGCTATTATTATAAACCCGGCAAAGCAATTGCCACAAAAACGATACCATGAACCCTAAACAACAGGCCTTTGTCTGCGAGATGTTACGTCACGGCAACAGGGCAGAAGCGTACAAGGCCGCTTACCATTCAACATCAAACAACCAGCATTCGCTCCAATCAGCTGCCAACAGGCTGATGAAAAATCCGGAAGTTTCAGGAGCAATCCGTTCCGTGCACGAGCGCATTTACGCCGAAGTGCAGGAAGAATTGAAAGCGCGCATTACACGCGAGGTGCTCACTGTTCAGCGCAAGCGCGAGCTGCTGGCGCAGATAGCCGAAGGCGAGTGGATGCTACAGCCACCACCCGCTGATATGTCAGAACAACGTACAGCTGTTTTGATCCCGACCCTAAAAGAACGGCTGAAAGCCCTCGACATGGATAACAGGATGACTGGTGCATATGAGAAGGAAGAGACAACAAAACACAACAATACGCAACAAGAGCCGCCTGATACCGCCAACAATGATGAGGCTGTTACTCTAGTTCCCGCAACAGAATCTGTACAGCAAACGCCGCAGCCACTGCCACACATTAGAATGCCCTTTATTATTCCCGTCGTTGATACTCACGATCCTCAACTCAATAGACCGGTAACAAGCACAACAGTGTTGTTGCAGCAGCCACCGTGGTTGCAACCCGTCAGGGTATAACAGCTCACGTCAATGGGGGGATACTGCTTGTTATTGGCAAAGCATTAACACCGCTTTGCCATAGCATCGCTAAATTTGATATTGAAAGAAGATTATGAGACACCTACTCCTGGCTTTAGCACTCAGCACCTTGACCTGCACTGCCTTCGCCCAATCGCCAACCGAAGATGCACCTGGTAATGCGCCATTTGTAATGGGCGCTGTTCATAAAATAGCTTCGCGCCAGTTGACGGAAACACGAACGATAAATATCTACCTCCCCGACGGGTATAAAACAAATGACACGGTATATTACCCTGTGATCTACCTGCTCGATGGGTCGGCTAACGAAGACTTTGTGCATATCGCCGGACTGGTGCAGTTCTTCAATATGATGCAGCTGATGCCGCCTGCAATTGTGGTGGGTATCGCGAACATCGATCGCAAGCGTGATTTTACTTTTCCTACAACGATTGAAAAAGATAAAACTGCATTCCCAACTACAGGTGGTTCTGAAAAATTCATATCATTTATTGAGCAGGAACTACAGCCGTTCATCGAAAAGAATTACCGCACCAATTCGTCAAAGACCATTATTGGTCAGTCGTTGGGCGGATTGCTGGCTACAGAGGTATTGTATAAAAAGCCCGCGTTGTTCAATAACTACATTATCGTTAGTCCCAGCCTATGGTGGGATGCACAATCGCTGCTGAAGCTAAAACCTGAATTTGCCAAAGCAGCACAGAATACCAATATCTACCTGGCCGTAGGCAAAGAGGGTGAAGTAATGGAGCGCGACGCGAAAGAATTGTCTAAGATCGTCAAGTCAAATAAGAGCTTCAACACAACATTTCACTACATGCCCGATGAAGATCATGCAACCATACTGCACCATGCAGTATATGATGCCTTCAAAGAAGTGCTGTCAAAGACCAATTAATGCACCAGCTGGTTCTCCAGCTCACGAACAACAGTCTCGTTTACTTTCAATGTATAAGCGGCCGTGTTAAGGCGGGTTAATGCCTGGACGTAACCATTCTCAGCTTCGCGGGTTTCCAGCGTAGTTGCAATTCCTACCCTGAAGCGGGCACGTTGGATGTCCATGTTCTCGCGGGCATAGAGGATGCTTTGGCGTTCGAGGCGGTAAGCGTCTACGCTCACTTCGTAGTTACGCCATGCAGTGCGGTACTGACGGCCCAACTCAGTGTTTTGCCTTTCGTACAGCAACTGGTCGCGCATTGATTGCAATGATGCTACACGCGCCTGCCTCCTGATATTGCCACCCTGGAAGATGGGCACAGAAAGGTCGAGGCCGGCAGATGGGCCACTGCTTTTGTTGAATAGCGAGAAGCCTGCTTCGCTCTTGCTATAGTTGTAGTTATAAGCGCTGCTCAGGTCGAGCGTGGGCAGGTAGTAGGTCTTAGCAATACGGGAGTTCAGTTTTGATATTTGCGCACTGCGGCGAAATACATCCAGCGTCAGGTTCTCGCCCTGTAGGCGTGTATGGTCGGTTGGTTGCAGCGTGGTGTCAATTTGCAAGCTGTCATCTACATCGAACGTAGCGTAAGGGTCGGTACCCATCAGTGCGTTCAAGCTGGCAAATGAGTTGTTGAATGCAGCTTCGCGATACAGTGAGTCGAACTGGCGGGCGTTGTAGTCTACACGAGCCTGCAGGTAGTCTACCTTGGCAGACGTACCGGTCTCATACTTCACCTGCGAGAGCACCATACGCGTTGTGGCCAGTGCAAGAGCGGTATCAATAGTAATGGCTTGCTGCTTTTGCCACACCACCTCCGCATAAGCCTGTATCACTTGCGATACCGTACGCTGCACCTGCTCTTTAAGTTGCATATGCGCCAGGTCTTCCTGCATGTTCAGCTGCCTCTTTGTAAGGAACATGCGGCCACCGTCAAAAAGTCTCCAGTCAAGGTCTATTGAACCGTTGTAGGCAGTTGATCTCGCGCCTTTGCGTATTTGCTCGGTACCGTTGGCGAACTGTGTTTCGGAGTTGGTGCTGGCTACGTTGAGTCCGGCGTTGCCGTTGATATTGGGAAGAGCACCGGCATTACCCCAGGTATTATTGACGGTAGCCTGGTCGGCGGCCACATCAGCTATGCGTATGTCGTAGTTATGTTCCAGCGCGCGGGCTATGGCATCCTCCAACGTGAGTCGTTCCTGCGCCTGTGCACCAAAACCTATAAGTAACAATATGAAACTAAGCCTGCGCATGTACTATTCAGATATTTTGTCGATAGCGGTAACTGCCTGCACCTTCCTGCGCGAGAGGAAGGTGTACATTACCGGTAGGATGAATAAAGATAAGATCAGGGAGAATGCCACGCCATACACGATCACCACGCCCAGCGGTATGCGGCTGGTAGATGCCGCACCCAGCGAAAGTGCCAGCGGCAAAGCACCGAATATCATCGCAAGGCTGGTCATGAGGATAGGGCGCAAACGCATGGTCGCAGCGGTAACCGCAGCTTCCACTTTCGATTTGCCCTGGTCGCGTATGTGGTTGGCATATTCCACTATCAGGATACCGTTCTTGGTCACAAGGCCAATGAGCATGATCATGCCGATCTGTGAGAAGATATTGAGCGTATGCCCAAACAGCCACAGCGACAGCACGGCGCCGGCTATCGCCAGCGGCACGGTCAGCATGATGATGAGCGGATCGATAAAGCTTTCGAACTGTGCAGCGAGGATAAGGTATATCAGCACCAGTGCCAGCACGAAGGCAAACAAAGTGTTCGAAGAAGATTCTACATAGTCTTTTGAAGCGCCGCCCAGCGAGGTGCTGAAGCTCTCATCCACCACGCCACGCTTCTTCAGGCTTTCGTATATCTTGTTCATCTCTGCGATGCCGTCGCCAATAGTTTTGCCGGGTGCAAGGCCTGCAGATATGGTAGCCGACTTGTAACGGTTGTAGTGGTAGATCTGCGAAGGGCTGGTGGTCTCCGCCATCGATATCAGGTTATCGAGCGAGATGAACTCGCCGATGTTGTTCTTTACATAAATGGTTTTCAGGTCAACCGGTGCTTCGCGGTCCTGGCGGGCTACCTGCCCCAGTATCTGGTACTGCTTGCCGTTCATGGTGAAGTATCCGAGGCGGCCGTTACTCAAAGCCAGCTGCAGTGTCTGTGATACGTCTGCAACCGACACGCCAAGTTGCGATGCTTTGGCGCGGTCGATAGAAATGGTCAGCTCTGGTTTGTTGAATTTCAGGTCAGCATCAGTACCCTGGAAGGTCGGGTTCTTAGCCACTTCATCAAGAAACACCGGAAGCGCTTTGGTCAACTTGTCAAAGTTGATGTTCTGCAGCACGAATACCACGGGGTAAGCGCTACCACCACGCTGCACAGAGATGGTCTGCTCCTGTATGGCGAAGGCCTTACCAAAAGTGAACTTGCCAAAATTGCGGTTCACCGCCTGTACGATCTCTTCCTGTGAGCGGGTACGTTCGTTAGGTTCTTTCAGGCGCACGTTGATGAAGCCGGTGTTCACAGCGCCCGAGCCCGAGAAGCTGGGAGCCGTAACTGAAAGAACTACTTCTTTCTCTGGCACAGAGTCGAGCACTACGCCAACGAGGTCGTCCATGTACTTATCCATCGCGTCGTACGAGGTGCCTTCTGGTGCTGATATCTGCGCACGGAAACGGCTGCGGTCTTCGAGAGGTGCCAGTTCCGATTGCAGTTGGCTGCCGATCATAAAGATCACAGCAAAGCAGGCTGCGATACCTGCAATGGCTATCCACTTCCGTTTCATGACCCATTCCACGCCGCGGCGGTAGTTGTGCTCCATGCCGGCGAAGAATGGTTCGGTCTTTACATAGAAACGGGAATGCTTGTGCACCTTGCGGGTCATGAGTACGTTCAGTACCGGTGTCAGTGTTAGCGATACGAAAGCTGAGATCAATACAGCGCCTGCTACTACCACGCCAAACTCCTGGAAGAGTCGCCCGGTAAAACCTTGCAGGAAGAGAATGGGTAAGAATACAACAGCCAGCGTGATGGAAGTAGAGATAACAGCGAAGTATATCTCCTCGCTACCTTCTTTGGCAGCGCGGTGTTTGTCCATACCCTTCTCAATACGTTTGTAGATGTTCTCGGTTACCACGATACCATCGTCCACCACAAGACCCGTAGCGAGCACGATGGCCAGCAGGGTGAGGATGTTGATGGTGAAACCCATCAGGTACATGATGAAGAAAGCGCCGATAAGGCTCACCGGTATATCTATCAAAGGACGAAGGGCGATCAGCCAGTCGCGGAAGAAAAGGTAGATAATGATGATCACTAACACGAAGGAGATCAGGAGCGTTTCTTCCACTTCCGAGATCGACTTCTTGATATAGGTAGTGGTGTCCAATGCAATGTCCACCTTGAGATCGGCTGGTATGTCTTTCTTTAAAGCGCCATATCGTTTATAGAATTCGTCGGCTATGGCCACGTAATTGGAACCGGGTTGTGGCGTCAGCGCCAGTGCGATCATCGGGATAGCGCTTTCCTTCAATACTGACTCCTCGTTCTCCGGGCCGAGTACCGCTTCGCCAATGCTGCGCAGCTGTACGTCGACGCCGTTCACGTTCTTTACAATAAGGTTATTGAAGTCTTCTTCGGTATTGAGTCGGCCAAAGGTGCGAACAGACAGCTCGGTATTGGCGCCAGACAGCTTGCCCGAAGGCAACTCCACGTTCTGCTTGCTCAGTGCAGCCTGTATATCCTGGAAAGTGATGCTGTAGCCGGCCATCTTCAGCGGGTCTAGCCAAATGCGCATGGCATAACGCTTTTGGCCCCATATCTGGATGCTGCTGACGCCAGGGATGGTTTGAAACCTTTCCACCAGCACGTTCTCGGCATACTCAGTCAGCTGCAGTTGGTTGCGGGTGTCGCTTTGAACGGTCATGGAGATGATAGGCGAGGCGTTGGCATCGGCCTTCGATACTACAGGCGGTGCGTCGATATCTTGCGGCAGACTGCGTATGGCTTGCGATACTTTATCGCGTACGTCGTTAGCAGCCGCTTCGAGGTCTATGCCAAGGTCAAACTCCAC is a genomic window containing:
- a CDS encoding TonB-dependent receptor, with the protein product MRLIIIFLMTLASFQAFANGKIAGKVADEKTGDVIIGATVMVQGTGKGTATDVDGHFQLEVPAGTYTVEIRYIGYQPKDISDVVVKEGEVTNLDAIISEDSKTTLKDVVVTASLKKESVNALYIMQKNSVSLSSGISADVIQRTPDRNTGEVLKRVSGASVKDNKYVVIRGLSDRYNLAMVNSALMPSTEPDKKAFSFDVIPSNLIDNIIINKTASPDLPGDFAGGIVQVMTKDVPEKDFFNVGVGLGYNTQTTFKDFRSSDKQAAGLVRFPGSSSELPSEFGDSYKDYKKLPEDKQLDAAKQLPNDYKETVAAAMPNVAVQASYGKASNLKNDGKLGTVIGLSYRNNHNAIPNFIRGKYETERVSSYSTDDMFRNSSNLAALANFSYVKGKSKISFKNLYNKMYDNTYYERNGYTTSNNQEVKLFSFVPSERQVFNTQLEGEHAIGTKNSKLTWNLNYANLMANQNDLRTAFYSRNVSFDANDEPISETSSPYKIVDRNSRRYFGNQVDHNIGAGANYSMPFQAFGQKQTVKVGYMGLYKTRTFAARVFQYEPQSTLDDNIAMQPVGQIFSEENIGVPGGFRLSEITNPTDKYDASGMLNAGYAMMDNNLGDKWRLTWGVRFESYTQTLQAIDQSGGKINDQDIFNDILPSFNLSHNMSEKSKFRFGASRTVNRPEFREIAPFQFIDFENLWTITGNPDLKRGNINNVDLRYEYYPNPGEAITIGAFYKGFENPIEAKMDDQSNLDLLIFSYQNAKAASSIGAEFDVRKTLAFLGEANWLANTTLGANFTYVHSKVDVSNITGVSSDRPLQGQSPYLVNFSALYSDPKSGLGISAMYNRIGQRIAVVGNSTIPTTWENGRDVIDLQLSKSLLKNRAEIKLTVADILNQPTTFYWNTDGKNSYSPGSSKIGNGNDQIFQQYRMGTTFTLGFNYRLGK
- a CDS encoding alpha/beta hydrolase, coding for MRHLLLALALSTLTCTAFAQSPTEDAPGNAPFVMGAVHKIASRQLTETRTINIYLPDGYKTNDTVYYPVIYLLDGSANEDFVHIAGLVQFFNMMQLMPPAIVVGIANIDRKRDFTFPTTIEKDKTAFPTTGGSEKFISFIEQELQPFIEKNYRTNSSKTIIGQSLGGLLATEVLYKKPALFNNYIIVSPSLWWDAQSLLKLKPEFAKAAQNTNIYLAVGKEGEVMERDAKELSKIVKSNKSFNTTFHYMPDEDHATILHHAVYDAFKEVLSKTN
- a CDS encoding O-acetyl-ADP-ribose deacetylase — its product is MAKLSVIKGDITLQEVDAIVNAANTSLLGGGGVDGAIHLAAGPGLLDACRKLNGCATGEAKITEGFRLPAEYVIHTVGPIWHGGNNQEGQFLSNAYYNSLVLAVRYNVHTIAFPNISTGVYGFPKDKAAKIAVETVQRFNGEHPGKLEEVRFVCFDEENYNLYDALLK
- a CDS encoding terminase small subunit; translated protein: MNPKQQAFVCEMLRHGNRAEAYKAAYHSTSNNQHSLQSAANRLMKNPEVSGAIRSVHERIYAEVQEELKARITREVLTVQRKRELLAQIAEGEWMLQPPPADMSEQRTAVLIPTLKERLKALDMDNRMTGAYEKEETTKHNNTQQEPPDTANNDEAVTLVPATESVQQTPQPLPHIRMPFIIPVVDTHDPQLNRPVTSTTVLLQQPPWLQPVRV
- a CDS encoding efflux RND transporter permease subunit, with translation MSLPSLSLRRPVLAIVLNIIIIVFGVIGFMFLGVRDYPSIDPPIINVRTSYAGANPDIVETQITEPLEKSINGIAGIKTMSSTSAQGASNITVEFDLGIDLEAAANDVRDKVSQAIRSLPQDIDAPPVVSKADANASPIISMTVQSDTRNQLQLTEYAENVLVERFQTIPGVSSIQIWGQKRYAMRIWLDPLKMAGYSITFQDIQAALSKQNVELPSGKLSGANTELSVRTFGRLNTEEDFNNLIVKNVNGVDVQLRSIGEAVLGPENEESVLKESAIPMIALALTPQPGSNYVAIADEFYKRYGALKKDIPADLKVDIALDTTTYIKKSISEVEETLLISFVLVIIIIYLFFRDWLIALRPLIDIPVSLIGAFFIMYLMGFTINILTLLAIVLATGLVVDDGIVVTENIYKRIEKGMDKHRAAKEGSEEIYFAVISTSITLAVVFLPILFLQGFTGRLFQEFGVVVAGAVLISAFVSLTLTPVLNVLMTRKVHKHSRFYVKTEPFFAGMEHNYRRGVEWVMKRKWIAIAGIAACFAVIFMIGSQLQSELAPLEDRSRFRAQISAPEGTSYDAMDKYMDDLVGVVLDSVPEKEVVLSVTAPSFSGSGAVNTGFINVRLKEPNERTRSQEEIVQAVNRNFGKFTFGKAFAIQEQTISVQRGGSAYPVVFVLQNINFDKLTKALPVFLDEVAKNPTFQGTDADLKFNKPELTISIDRAKASQLGVSVADVSQTLQLALSNGRLGYFTMNGKQYQILGQVARQDREAPVDLKTIYVKNNIGEFISLDNLISMAETTSPSQIYHYNRYKSATISAGLAPGKTIGDGIAEMNKIYESLKKRGVVDESFSTSLGGASKDYVESSSNTLFAFVLALVLIYLILAAQFESFIDPLIIMLTVPLAIAGAVLSLWLFGHTLNIFSQIGMIMLIGLVTKNGILIVEYANHIRDQGKSKVEAAVTAATMRLRPILMTSLAMIFGALPLALSLGAASTSRIPLGVVIVYGVAFSLILSLFILPVMYTFLSRRKVQAVTAIDKISE
- a CDS encoding TolC family protein, yielding MRRLSFILLLIGFGAQAQERLTLEDAIARALEHNYDIRIADVAADQATVNNTWGNAGALPNINGNAGLNVASTNSETQFANGTEQIRKGARSTAYNGSIDLDWRLFDGGRMFLTKRQLNMQEDLAHMQLKEQVQRTVSQVIQAYAEVVWQKQQAITIDTALALATTRMVLSQVKYETGTSAKVDYLQARVDYNARQFDSLYREAAFNNSFASLNALMGTDPYATFDVDDSLQIDTTLQPTDHTRLQGENLTLDVFRRSAQISKLNSRIAKTYYLPTLDLSSAYNYNYSKSEAGFSLFNKSSGPSAGLDLSVPIFQGGNIRRQARVASLQSMRDQLLYERQNTELGRQYRTAWRNYEVSVDAYRLERQSILYARENMDIQRARFRVGIATTLETREAENGYVQALTRLNTAAYTLKVNETVVRELENQLVH